One segment of Corynebacterium caspium DSM 44850 DNA contains the following:
- the menE gene encoding o-succinylbenzoate--CoA ligase: MYLELLDINPAHPLEALPALSQALRGERAFLPVPLDDANRRDQLRHSLGVGQPISADTALVVATSGSTGTPKGALLSAQNLEASVTATTLALGSPGAWLLAMPGHYIAGIQVLIRSILTETPVHAMDLSRGFSILEFSQATALLADKAAGMPLYTSLTPMQLMKALDTLDGIETLRKYGAILIGGAPLPAAIRSSAERLGIKLRTTYGASETAGGCIYDGIPLKGVTININDTDSRISISGPMVSSSYRTPLPTLADGWFHTNDAGRFDADGRLQVLGRLDSVIDSGGLKLHPEVLENALVSVPGVHAACVIGIPDPRLGQAIAAAYEGPTLPAEVYPHLAETLPRWQWPRELKQVPQLPRLASGKIDRLAVRRLF, translated from the coding sequence TTGTATCTCGAACTTCTTGATATAAATCCTGCACACCCCCTCGAAGCGCTCCCAGCTCTAAGCCAGGCACTTCGCGGGGAACGGGCATTTCTTCCCGTCCCGCTTGACGATGCAAATCGTCGCGATCAACTGCGCCATAGTCTTGGAGTAGGTCAACCCATATCGGCAGATACCGCGCTGGTCGTCGCCACTTCGGGGTCCACCGGAACTCCCAAAGGGGCCTTACTTTCGGCCCAAAATTTAGAAGCTAGCGTCACGGCCACCACTTTGGCTTTAGGCAGTCCAGGCGCCTGGCTATTGGCCATGCCCGGGCACTATATTGCTGGAATCCAAGTATTAATCCGCAGCATATTGACCGAAACTCCAGTACATGCCATGGATTTGAGCCGTGGATTTTCAATCTTAGAATTCAGCCAAGCCACTGCCTTGCTTGCTGACAAAGCTGCTGGAATGCCGCTCTACACCTCACTCACCCCAATGCAGCTAATGAAAGCTCTCGACACGCTCGACGGCATAGAAACCTTGCGCAAATATGGTGCCATTTTAATCGGAGGAGCACCTCTACCAGCGGCGATACGCTCCTCTGCAGAACGCTTGGGAATAAAATTGCGCACAACTTATGGTGCTTCCGAAACTGCCGGAGGCTGCATCTACGATGGAATACCCCTTAAGGGAGTCACCATCAACATCAACGACACCGACAGCCGCATCAGCATCTCTGGCCCCATGGTTTCCAGCAGCTATCGCACTCCGCTGCCCACGCTTGCCGATGGCTGGTTCCACACCAACGACGCCGGCCGCTTCGATGCAGATGGGCGCCTCCAAGTACTTGGCCGCCTCGATTCCGTCATCGATTCTGGTGGCCTCAAACTGCATCCAGAAGTACTCGAAAATGCCTTAGTTTCGGTGCCCGGTGTTCACGCGGCCTGCGTAATCGGAATTCCAGATCCTCGCCTGGGACAAGCCATAGCCGCTGCCTATGAAGGCCCCACCTTGCCCGCAGAAGTCTACCCCCACCTTGCAGAGACCCTTCCGCGCTGGCAGTGGCCACGGGAACTCAAACAGGTGCCACAACTCCCAAGACTAGCCAGCGGAAAA